In Gigantopelta aegis isolate Gae_Host chromosome 6, Gae_host_genome, whole genome shotgun sequence, the following are encoded in one genomic region:
- the LOC121374800 gene encoding uncharacterized protein LOC121374800 — MLLIQLTNHRRTKTQISFHHTPNSPKRVKTVSDLRCGHGKQIDLGKIPAYSAWTQRTLVAMDWQTADKNCDFYLYSAYRDQIAWKIRIMGLSRRLNGSVSIRCYIWKTRATRKPEISVGDIKYISGGKNRYTGTITSCPVKKGQRPFAVSVTVNDFKNVTNIIEVRYPDRKRTDITVCIPVVHSNFRETNKTISIIETNRLLGAQRFVIYYSSASPDVNTILDTYVNDGLLEIVNWALPVRNAHYYGQDVVNNDCLYRNMFVSRYIMFADLDEVIMPKKHADLRSYIKSVERKFPNVGSLLFQNAFFCTNSEWKPDTDGLSNSADVQKYDVTPLLRIRRDKTEFPWKRRSKQIVISERVSAVRIHLIDKDMYRAGFKVHLVSPDDGLLHHYRFCRGVTETARDDRVRIHSDQLLANVKHRHLTIKHET, encoded by the exons ATGCTGTTGATCCAGCTGACAAATCACAGACGAACGAAGACTCAAATTAGCTTTCATCACACGCCGAACAGTCCGAAGAGAGTTAAAACAGTAAGTGATCTCCGGTGTGGACATGGTAAACAGATTGACCTGGGTAAAATACCAGCCTACTCCGCATGGACGCAGAGAACACTGGTTGCCATGGACTGGCAGACTGCGGACAAGAACTGCGATTTCTACCTTTATTCCGCGTACAGAGATCAGATCGCCTGGAAGATACGCATTATGGGATTAAGTCGACGATTAAACGGATCCGTCTCAATACGCTGTTACATATGGAAGACTCGTGCGACCAGAAAACCGGAAATATCAGTTGgggatattaaatatatttctggtgGAAAAAACAG GTACACTGGTACGATTACCTCATGTCCAGTCAAGAAAGGACAAAGACCTTTTGCCGTGTCAGTTACtgtaaatgattttaaaaatgtcaccAACATCATAGAGGTCAGATACCCAGACAGGAAAAGGACGGACATAACCGTGTGTATACCCGTGGTACATTCGAACTTCAGAGAAACGAATAAGACCATCTCTATCATTGAAACGAACAGACTTCTCGGTGCGCAGCGATTTGTTATTTACTACTCAAGTGCTTCGCCGGACGTGAATACCATTTTGGACACATACGTGAACGATGGCCTGCTTGAGATTGTAAACTGGGCTCTGCCAGTACGAAACGCTCATTACTACGGGCAAGATGTTGTAAACAACGACTGTCTGTACAGAAACATGTTCGTCTCCAGATACATCATGTTCGCTGACTTGGATGAAGTAATAATGCCTAAAAAACACGCCGACTTGCGAAGTTATATTAAGAGTGTTGAAAGAAAATTCCCAAATGTTGGATCGCTTTTGTTCCAGAATGCATTTTTCTGCACTAACAGTGAATGGAAGCCGGATACAGACGGTCTCTCGAACTCTGCCGACGTTCAGAAGTATGACGTGACGCCGCTGTTGCGAATACGTCGAGACAAAACAGAGTTTCCATGGAAAAGAAGAAGCAAACAGATCGTGATATCCGAGCGAGTCTCCGCGGTCAGGATTCACCTGATTGACAAAGACATGTACAGAGCTGGGTTTAAGGTCCATCTGGTCTCCCCTGACGACGGACTGCTACACCACTATAGGTTTTGTCGTGGAGTGACGGAAACCGCCAGAGACGACAGAGTTAGAATACATTCTGATCAGTTATTGGCCAATGTCAAACATCGACATTTGACTATTAAACATGAAACGTAA
- the LOC121375825 gene encoding NADH dehydrogenase [ubiquinone] 1 alpha subcomplex subunit 7-like: MVAPRNVTPLIALIRDFFLQRTYKNALRFEGIISKRTQPPVTLPGGPSHKLHNNYYLSRDGRREVLPPQPVYLSGRKLLSESSAGEMPSSNKPLPKAGPGYDWSTGQIFK, encoded by the exons ATGGTGGCGCCCAGAAATGTCACCCCTTTGATAGCATTAATTCGCGATTTTTTCCTtcag agAACATATAAAAATGCATTGAGGTTTGAAGGCATCATTTCAAAAAG AACACAGCCTCCTGTCACCCTGCCAGGTGGTCCGTCACATAAACTCCACAATAACTACTACCTGTCTCGTGATGGGCGGAGAGAAGTGCTTCCCCCTCAGCCGGTGTATCTGAGCGGCAGAAAGCTGCTGTCAGAAAGCAGTGCTGG AGAGATGCCATCGAGTAACAAGCCTCTCCCTAAAGCTGGTCCTGGTTATGACTGGAGCACTGGACAGATATTCAAATAA
- the LOC121375881 gene encoding P2X purinoceptor 7-like, whose protein sequence is MNVRSQNILPYQFEPLVNEERHIFINNSDTEEETDSESEGGDTDGARPIPDGRFGDLGWCDCGNCALMATVEECLCCMEVPAARYKADMADVECVSQHEGFIVNCLNMHVLELAMLDYVRMDGPLDDNDPIHEYVAYRRFARWIGQRNRRVLPACVVVKIRDSFPSEIYTGFQYARP, encoded by the exons atgaatgttcgttcgcaaaacattttgccataTCAGTTTGAGCCGTtggtaaatgaagaaagacacatatttattaacaaCAGTGATACGGAAGAagaaacggatagcgagtcggagggtggagacaCCGATGGTGCCAGGCCCATACCAGACGGCAGATTTGGCGATCTTGGCTG GTGTGACTGTGGTAATTGTGCCTTGATGGCCACTGTAGAAGAATGCCTATGTTGTATGGAGGTGCCAGCAGCTAGATACAAGGCCGACATGGCAGATGTTGAGTGTGTGTCACAGCACGAGGGATTTATTGTAAACTGCCTCAACATGCATGTCTTGGAGTTGGCCATGTTGGACTATGTTCGTATGGACGGACCACTCGATGACAATGATCCCATTCACGA ATATGTTGCTTATAGACGATTTGCGAGATGGATTGGTCAAAGAAATCGCCGTGTGCTTCCTGCATGTGTTGTTGTGAAGATTAGAGACAGTTTCCCATCAGAAATCTACACCGGCTTTCAATATGCTagaccataa